A stretch of Tigriopus californicus strain San Diego chromosome 11, Tcal_SD_v2.1, whole genome shotgun sequence DNA encodes these proteins:
- the LOC131890323 gene encoding persulfide dioxygenase ETHE1, mitochondrial-like: MWNLPVGLTVFSRGLLARPPPSLLLKLPASHQNKKLISLSTSTLNRAMSTAAFGTMNQPQLSETFLFRQFFDRTSCTYTYLLADTQTKEAVLIDPVIELAERDRKAVQELGLNLIYALNTHMHADHITGTGLLKKLIPTCKSMIAESSGAKGDILLKNSDKVKFGNFELEVRSTPGHTEGCVTYVCHSQSMAFTGDTLLIRGCGRTDFQGGSSDILYDSVWKQIFTLPENFTLFPAHDYKGCTKTSVAEERELNPRLTKSKEEFVKIMAELGLPYPKMIDAALPANKVCGLYDLPDNLKDLMN, encoded by the exons ATGTGGAACCTTCCTGTGGGTCTTACTGTATTCTCTCGAGGCCTGTTGGCAAGACCTCCACCAAGTCTCTTACTGAAGCTACCTGCCAgtcatcaaaataaaaagctcATTTCCCTATCAACCTCCACACTCAATCGAGCCATGTCTACCGCTGCTTTTGGAACCATGAACCAACCTCAACTCTCCGAGACGTTCCTCTTCCGACAA TTCTTTGATCGTACGTCCTGCACCTACACCTACCTTCTGGCCGATACCCAGACCAAGGAAGCAGTGCTCATTGATCCGGTCATTGAGTTGGCTGAACGCGACCGAAAAGCTGTTCAAGAGTTGGGCCTCAATCTCATTTACGCCC TGAATACCCATATGCATGCGGATCATATCACGGGCACGGGATTGCTGAAGAAACTGATTCCAACATGTAAATCCATGATTGCCGAGTCCAGCGGAGCCAAGGGCGATATCTTGTTGAAAAATAGCGACAAGGTCAAGTTTGGAAACTTCGAATTGGAGGTCAGATCCACTCCTGGTCATACGGAAG GTTGTGTTACTTATGTTTGTCACTCTCAGTCCATGGCCTTTACTGGAGATACGCTTTTGATCCGTGGATGCGGCCGCACCGATTTTCAAGGGGGGTCATCTGATATCTTGTATGACTCTGTGTGGAAGCAAATTTTTACTCTTCCAGAGAACTTCACTTTGTTCCCCGCTCATGATTACAAAG GCTGCACGAAAACGTCCGTGGCCGAAGAACGTGAACTTAACCCTAGACTCACCAAGTCAAAAGAGGAGTTCGTCAAGATCATGGCCGAGCTTGGATTGCCTTATCCGAAAATGATTG
- the LOC131890318 gene encoding 3-hydroxy-3-methylglutaryl-coenzyme A reductase-like codes for MEVQAPMKQSKILTTATNSSSSTVDRHTPEQYPRNLPTLFIRKVFKSHGEFCASQPWEVIVTTFIFLICILTVGSKHVMLVNEHDGDNANSLPTCTSIPSNAKCMGQESSKDWIETLVMAGFYCLAVLHITYRFKKIHLIRSNLIFNIALCYVTFASLLYALVIFSIGNPQKDNLHQAWFLIFLLVDMQKVTRMGQFALSSSHHRRISENVANGMYVLAPTFALDCLAKIFLVGLGSLTGIPQLEAFSWYAVVSVMVNFLVYLTFYPAGLSLVLELMYCTDGRPRWDVRQIINTLPGEDGPTPVVHRVKVIATAALMIVHIIFRPPFLFSCEIDYQPTTLLSWATINVEKVLVTIVIVAISLKYLFYEDMDEAQELRKTYIEELTRKFAEDSEQEEFNRGNKVEMDRASNSTDEGISIGSSAKQRPPSCTSRNGDDSSSESAWSEVGYLPDLKDQEAQTTDMASSEDEDDTTRILREPRSLEECIKIYKSLDDWVDCLMDEELVTLIERKVIRAHALESVLNSSQRGVEVRRKFIEKMAKRDIGNLPFRNFDYETVMGACCESVIGYMTMPVGVAGPLLLDGKLFYVPMATTEGCLVASVNRGCSALRSCGVTSRIIGDGMTRGPIVRFPNISKMAEAKEWIEEPENFQQIKKNFDSTSRFARLQRLKVKPAGRELYIRFVAHTGDAMGMNMISKASEFSLKKLADVFPDMEIISLSGNMCTDKKPAAINWIDGRGKSVICEANIPRQIVESVLKTTPAALADLNRSKNLVGSAMAGSIGGFNAQAANVVTAVFIATGQDAAQNVASSNCLTQIDVVGEDLYMTCTMPSIEVGTVGGGTILTAQGACLELLGVKGCQPTSPGANAKQLASVVCATVLAGELSLMSALAAGHLVKSHLRHNRSNLTVSSAAAVLDSAEKSALCVQSAPNTP; via the coding sequence ATGGAGGTCCAAGCTCCCATGAAGCAGTCCAAAATTCTAACCACTGCAACCAATAGCTCTTCTTCTACTGTCGATCGTCACACTCCAGAGCAGTATCCTCGCAATCTACCAACGCTTTTCATTCGCAAGGTCTTTAAATCGCATGGGGAATTCTGTGCCAGCCAACCTTGGGAAGTGATCGTCACCACGTTCATTTTCTTAATCTGTATTCTTACTGTCGGAAGTAAGCACGTGATGTTGGTCAACGAGCATGATGGGGATAATGCTAACTCCTTACCAACTTGCACCTCGATTCCAAGCAATGCAAAGTGCATGGGCCAAGAGTCTTCTAAAGACTGGATTGAAACTCTTGTGATGGCgggtttttattgtttggcTGTACTTCACATAACCTATCGATTCAAAAAGATCCACCTTATCCGTTCCAATCTGATCTTTAACATTGCCCTTTGCTATGTCACCTTTGCGTCCCTGCTCTACGCTTTGGTCATTTTTAGTATCGGTAATCCTCAAAAAGATAACCTCCATCAAGCCTGGTTTCTCATCTTTCTCCTCGTGGATATGCAGAAAGTCACAAGAATGGGCCAATTTGCCTTGAGTTCATCTCATCATAGAAGAATCAGCGAAAACGTGGCCAATGGGATGTACGTGTTGGCCCCAACGTTCGCATTGGATTGCTTGGCCAAGATCTTCTTGGTGGGATTGGGATCGCTCACTGGCATTCCACAGCTGGAAGCCTTTTCATGGTATGCCGTGGTCTCTGTGATGGTGAACTTTTTGGTGTATCTGACCTTTTACCCTGCCGGCTTATCTTTGGTTTTGGAACTGATGTACTGCACCGATGGTCGACCCCGATGGGATGTGAGACAAATTATCAACACTTTGCCCGGCGAGGATGGTCCGACTCCTGTGGTCCATCGGGTCAAGGTCATCGCCACCGCAGCTCTCATGATCGTTCATATAATCTTCCGTCCTCCGTTTCTGTTCAGTTGCGAAATCGATTACCAGCCGACCACCTTACTCTCCTGGGCTACCATCAATGTCGAAAAAGTTCTTGTGACAATCGTCATAGTTGCAATTTCGCTCAAGTACTTGTTTTATGAGGATATGGATGAAGCTCAAGAACTTCGAAAAACCTACATTGAAGAACTAACTAGAAAATTTGCTGAAGACAGTGAACAGGAGGAATTCAATCGTGGAAATAAAGTGGAGATGGATCGCGCTTCAAATTCAACTGATGAAGGCATAAGTATTGGAAGCTCGGCAAAACAAAGGCCTCCGTCGTGTACTTCAAGAAATGGTGACGATTCGAGCAGTGAGTCTGCTTGGTCTGAGGTTGGATATTTGCCAGACCTCAAAGATCAAGAGGCCCAAACCACCGACATGGCTTCCTCCGAGGACGAAGACGATACCACCCGCATCCTTAGAGAACCCAGGAGTCTTGAAGAATGCATCAAAATTTACAAAAGCTTGGATGATTGGGTTGATTGCTTAATGGATGAAGAATTGGTCACCTTGATTGAAAGGAAAGTGATCCGGGCCCATGCTTTGGAGAGCGTTCTGAATAGCTCTCAGAGAGGTGTCGAAGTGAGACGAAAGTTCATTGAAAAGATGGCAAAGCGCGATATTGGAAATTTGCCATTTAGAAACTTTGATTATGAAACTGTGATGGGAGCTTGTTGCGAAAGTGTAATAGGTTATATGACGATGCCTGTTGGAGTTGCAGGCCCTCTACTTCTCGATGGCAAATTGTTTTATGTTCCTATGGCTACAACAGAAGGATGCTTGGTTGCCAGCGTCAACCGTGGATGCAGTGCTCTCCGCTCTTGCGGCGTTACAAGTCGTATCATTGGAGACGGCATGACTCGAGGCCCCATTGTTCGTTTTCCTAATATCTCCAAAATGGCCGAGGCCAAAGAGTGGATTGAAGAGCCTGAAAACttccaacaaatcaaaaagaacTTCGACAGTACAAGTCGCTTTGCAAGACTCCAAAGACTCAAAGTCAAGCCCGCTGGACGTGAGCTCTACATTCGGTTTGTTGCCCACACGGGCGACGCAATGGGTATGAACATGATTTCCAAAGCCTCAGAATTCTCACTGAAGAAACTGGCAGATGTCTTTCCTGATATGGAAATCATCAGTCTTAGTGGCAACATGTGCACTGACAAGAAACCAGCAGCCATTAATTGGATTGATGGTAGGGGAAAGTCAGTCATATGTGAGGCCAATATCCCTCGACAAATTGTGGAATCTGTCCTCAAGACTACTCCGGCAGCACTCGCAGATCTCAACAGATCCAAAAACTTAGTGGGTTCGGCCATGGCAGGCAGTATTGGTGGTTTCAATGCTCAGGCTGCTAACGTGGTCACCGCAGTTTTTATCGCCACTGGGCAAGACGCAGCCCAGAATGTGGCAAGTAGCAACTGTCTTACGCAAATCGACGTTGTTGGTGAAGACCTCTACATGACTTGCACGATGCCCTCAATTGAGGTTGGCACTGTTGGAGGAGGAACCATCTTAACGGCTCAAGGCGCCTGTCTTGAGCTTCTGGGCGTCAAGGGATGCCAGCCTACCTCTCCAGGAGCAAACGCGAAGCAATTGGCCAGTGTGGTGTGTGCTACTGTTCTGGCTGGTGAACTCTCTTTAATGTCAGCCTTAGCCGCTGGTCATCTGGTGAAGAGCCATCTCCGACACAACAGATCTAATTTGACTGTCTCCTCAGCCGCAGCAGTTCTTGACTCAGCCGAAAAGTCCGCATTGTGTGTTCAGTCTGCACCCAATACTCCTTAG
- the LOC131890322 gene encoding tRNA wybutosine-synthesizing protein 2 homolog codes for MKQCFSLGQDVSSNYSDFLSFRDNMSDSNSLDLFVLVNLIDFQSTKVILLQHGLLDRNRLCWKVNDIKISTKVAIPVHGLVPLGISQKIPGAFEFISKDTLNARYPSKGILEHGPKHERNIRAKSLAQNIAQALKKIVTESSDKPETSIDSEIPHSWERHGDLILFPDKSFKNDFWNKEYIWEAICDLFKAKRLARRAEILNNDFRSPQVTLLFGQDPWVNHIDNGITYSWDITKCMFSRGNITEKLRVASFDCRGETVVDLFAGIGYFSLPFLVHAKCDFLHACEWNPDSISALEVNLKINSVPSNKYKIHFGDNRIVCPQNIADRVNLGLIPSSEISYEIACKALRSNHGGILHIHGNVKSNDRDEWPIVPSFITRKKNAKNKSWDKWAVLTAEKIATCLPSAGFEHYHLQILDVLKIKSYAPKVDHLVLDLKVCLPSR; via the exons atgaaacaatgTTTCTCCCTCGGGCAGGATGTATCCTCGAATTATTCtgactttctttctttcagagACAATATGTCGGATTCAAATTCACTTGATCTATTCGTTTTGGTCAATTTAATTGACTTTCAGTCCACAAAAGTGATCTTACTACAACATGGACTACTTGACCGAAATCGATTATGTTGGAAAGTAAACGATATAAAGATCTCAACAAAAGTAGCAATTCCAGTGCATGGTCTTGTACCTTTAGGCATATCACAAAAAATTCCTGGAGCTTTTGAATTTATCTCAAAGGACACTTTAAACGCAAGATACCCATCGAAGGGGATTCTAGAACACGGTCCAAAACATGAAAGAAACATTCGTGCCAAATCTTTAGCTCAAAACATTGCCCAAGCTTTGAAAAAG ATTGTGACAGAATCGTCGGATAAACCAGAAACTTCTATTGATAGTGAGATACCTCATTCATGGGAGCGACATGGAGATCTCATTCTTTTCCCCGAtaaaagcttcaaaaatgatttttggaacaaagagtACATTTGGGAAGCAATCTGCGATTTATTCAAAGCTAAAAGGTTAGCGCGAAGAGCTGAAATATTGAACAACGATTTTAGAAGTCCCCAAGTGACTCTCCTCTTTGGACAAGATCCCTGGGTCAACCACATAGACAACGGCATAACCTATAGCTGGGACATTACcaaatgcatgttttccaGGGGCAATATCACGGAAAAACTCCGTGTGGCATCTTTTGATTGTCGAGGTGAAACTGTCGTGGACCTGTTTGCAGGAATTGGGTACTTTAGCTTGCCTTTCTTAGTACACGCAAAATGCGACTTTCTTCACGCCTGCGAGTGGAACCCTGACTCGATTAGTGCTCTAGAGGTGAATCTGAAGATAAATTCCGTTCCATCGAACAAGTACAAGATTCACTTTGGGGACAACCGTATCGTTTGCCCGCAAAATATCGCCGATCGAGTTAATTTGGGATTGATTCCGTCCTCTGAAATATCGTATGAAATTGCTTGCAAGGCTCTTAGAAGTAACCATGGCGGAATACTTCATATTCATGGTaatgtcaaatcaaatgatcGGGACGAGTGGCCTATAGTGCCATCTTTTATCACGCGGAAGAAAAACGCGAAGAACAAAAGTTGGGACAAATGGGCCGTCCTAACTGCTGAGAAGATTGCCACCTGTCTCCCTAGTGCTGGGTTTGAGCATTACCACCTCCAGATTTTGGATGTCTTGAAGATCAAGTCTTACGCTCCGAAAGTCGATCATCTAGTGCTGGATCTTAAAGTGTGTTTGCCGAGCCGTTGA